A genomic region of Arachis stenosperma cultivar V10309 chromosome 9, arast.V10309.gnm1.PFL2, whole genome shotgun sequence contains the following coding sequences:
- the LOC130948201 gene encoding LOW QUALITY PROTEIN: uncharacterized protein LOC130948201 (The sequence of the model RefSeq protein was modified relative to this genomic sequence to represent the inferred CDS: inserted 1 base in 1 codon) produces MNAADDDGNHEFVIDECDILDEVSIDDEDLPDAYDDQYSDSEHSVDVEDSVHTFIRHNEELYSAACRPSDSTEHKIRELYSAACSPSDATLVATGGQDDRGFLWNIGDEVWYSELKGHKDSVSSLAFSHDGQFLASGCLGGIVQVWDVLGNLKGTLEGPRGGIEWLRWHPRGHILLAGSEDSTVWMWNAERAAFANMFVGHGASVTCGDFTPDGKIICTGSEDATLRIWNPKSGESIHVVWGHPYHAEGLTCLSIXSTLALTGSGANPDSSSKYGSGSAHIVNISTGKVINTPISHSGSIECVGFSPSDSWAAIRGLDKKLVIWDVEHSLSRSTCNHEGGVTCLAWLDASNLATGCSDGNVRLWDSRSGECTTTFRGHSNAIYALCVSADNKYLVSASYDGTARVFELGS; encoded by the exons ATGAATGCAGCCGACGATGATGGCAACCATGAGTTTGTCATTGACGAGTGTGACATTCTGGATGAAGTTTCCATAGACGACGAAGACCTTCCAGATGCTTATGATGACCAATATTCTGATTCCGAACATTCCG TTGACGTCGAGGATTCTGTGCATACATTCATTCGTCATAATG AGGAGTTGTACTCAGCTGCATGCAGACCAAGCGATTCAACAGAGCACAAGATTCGGGAGTTGTACTCAGCTGCTTGCAGCCCAAGCGATGCAACATTGGTGGCAACAGGGGGTCAAGATGACAGAGGATTTCTCTGGAATATTGGCGATGAAGTTTGGTATTCTGAGCTAAAGG GTCATAAGGATTCTGTATCTAGTTTAGCTTTTAGCCACGATGGACAGTTTCTTGCTTCGGGATGTTTAGGTGGAATTGTTCAAGTATGGGATGTTTTGGGAAATCTGAAAGGCACACTGGAGGGTCCTAGAGGGGGAATTGAG TGGCTTAGGTGGCATCCGAGAGGACACATACTCTTAGCTGGTTCAGAGGATTCCACTGTTTGGATGTGGAATGCTGAAAGAGCTGCTTTTGCTAATATGTTTGTTGGTCATGGTGCTAGTGTGACCTGTGGTGATTTTACTCCTGATG GGAAAATAATATGTACCGGTTCAGAGGACGCAACTTTGAGAATCTGGAATCCAAAAAGTGGAGAAAGCATTCATGTGGTGTGGG GACACCCGTATCATGCTGAGGGACTAACATGCTTGTCAA CATCAACCCTTGCCCTTACCGGTTCCGGTGCCAATCCCGATTCCAGTTCCAAGTATGGATCTGGATCTGCTCATATTGTGAATATCTCTACTGGGAAG GTTATTAATACCCCGATTTCTCATTCAGGGTCCATTGAATGTGTTGGCTTTTCACCAAG TGATTCCTGGGCTGCAATTAGGGGATTGGATAAAAAACTTGTCATCTGGGATGTAGAACATTCCTTATCCCGTTCCACTTGTAACCATGAG GGTGGAGTGACATGTTTGGCGTGGCTTGATGCTTCGAATTTGGCCACTGGATGCTCGGATGGAAATGTAAGATTATGGGATAGCCGGTCCGGTGAATGCACAACCACATTCCGGGGGCATTCAAATGCCATTTATGCTCTCTGTGTGTCTGCTGATAACAAGTACCTTGTTTCGGCTTCATACGATGGAACAGCTCGTGTCTTTGAGCTTGGCAGTTAG